In Quercus robur chromosome 11, dhQueRobu3.1, whole genome shotgun sequence, the following proteins share a genomic window:
- the LOC126707510 gene encoding mitogen-activated protein kinase kinase kinase 1-like, giving the protein MDAKQKRNSRPKLDRRNALKNVEYNASPTTSSSLHPSSSFHVAASADDDDNDDLLPVGGPRSRSLDLPPSFHNQKSFRIKGTDGEFDLICRSLGLSGIDDFSIPTADWEAHRSNSDLATRLRNNLASSTSAPAPSRLKPAQPEKLDEVRVRVGSVTAGPSQGIKGTRPPVLAPPPVAGRSVAYDYTSTWDLLKSFAPLEDEVVAPNPTRLGGYAETTSSSSPSSAASSEEEDKKQNEVPLESTSNRNENETENENENEVENDIGIVRATNVIPVYSFSPRGKLRRSISSWQKGELLGSGSFGTVYEGYTEDGYFFAVKEVSLLDQGSQGKQNISYLEQEISLLKQFEHDNIVQYLGTEKDESRIYIFLELVTKGSLASLYQKYRLRDSQVSAYTRQILNGLKYLHDKKVIHRDIKCSNILVDASGSVKLADFGLAKVTKLNDIKSCKGTPFWMAPEVVNLKNRFYGLAADIWSLGCTVLEMLTRQHPYSHLEGMQALFMIGKGKPPLVPDSLSRDARDFILQCLQVNPNDRPTATQLLDHPFVTRPQNSFGPASPHNSIQL; this is encoded by the exons ATGGACGCAAAGCAAAAGCGAAACTCGAGGCCGAAGCTCGATCGCCGGAACGCCTTAAAGAACGTCGAATACAACGCTTCGCCCACCACCTCTTCTTCTTTACATCCTTCTTCCTCGTTCCACGTCGCCGCCTCCGCCGACGACGACGACAACGACGACTTGTTGCCTGTAGGCGGCCCTCGAAGTCGCTCGCTCGACCTTCCTCCGTCTTTTCACAACCAAAAGAGCTTCAGAATCAAAGGCACAGACGGCGAATTCGACCTCATTTGTCGCTCTTTGGGCCTTTCCGGGATCGACGACTTCTCCATCCCCACCGCCGATTGGGAAGCCCACCGCTCCAACTCCGACCTCGCCACTCGCCTCCGCAACAATCTCGCTTCTTCTACTTCTGCTCCTGCTCCTTCGCGGCTCAAACCGGCTCAACCGGAAAAGCTCGATGAAGTTAGGGTTAGGGTGGGTTCTGTCACTGCGGGACCTAGTCAAGGAATCAAAGGTACTCGGCCGCCGGTTCTCGCTCCGCCGCCTGTGGCGGGGCGGTCGGTGGCGTATGATTACACCTCTACTTGGGATCTTTTGAAGTCCTTTGCTCCACTTGAAGACGAAGTCGTAGCTCCTAACCCTACGCGTTTGGGAGGATACGCTGAAACGACAAgctcttcttctccttcttctgcGGCTTCTTCGGAAGAAGAGGATAAGAAGCAGAACGAAGTTCCTTTGGAATCAACATCGAATCGTAATGAGAATGAGACTGAGAACGAGAACGAGAACGAGGTCGAGAATGATATCGGGATTGTTCGCGCAACGAATGTGATTCCGGTGTATAGTTTTTCGCCGAGAGGGAAATTGAGACGGAGTATTAGTTCGTGGCAAAAGggtgagcttcttggaagtggCTCTTTCGGAACCGTCTATGAGGGCTACACTGA GGATGGCTACTTTTTTGCTGTAAAGGAGGTTTCATTGCTGGATCAAGGAAGCCAGGGCAAGCAGAACATTTCCTACCTTGAGCAG GAGATTTCACTTTTAAAGCAATTTGAACATGATAATATAGTTCAGTATCTTGGCACAGAAAAG GATGAAAGTAGAATTTATATCTTCCTTGAGCTCGTAACAAAAGGGTCACTTGCCAGTCTTTATCAAAAGTATCGCTTGAGGGATTCTCAAGTCTCTGCTTACACAAGACAGATTTTGAATGGATTGAAGTATCTTCATGATAAGAAAGTGATCCACAG GGACATCAAATGTTCTAATATATTGGTGGATGCAAGTGGATCTGTAAAACTTGCAGATTTTGGGTTAGCAAAG gTAACCAAATTGAATGATATTAAGTCTTGCAAAGGGACTCCATTCTGGATGGCACCTGAG GTTGTTAATTTAAAGAACCGTTTCTACGGGCTTGCAGCTGATATATGGAGCCTTGGATGTACTGTGCTGGAGATGTTAACGCGTCAACATCCATACTCTCACTTGGAAGGC ATGCAAGCATTGTTTATGATTGGCAAGGGTAAACCTCCTCTAGTTCCTGATTCCTTGTCAAGAGATGCCCGAGATTTCATCCTCCAATGCCTACAAGTTAACCCAAATGATCGGCCTACAGCAACTCAGCTATTGGATCATCCATTTGTGACTAGACCTCAAAATTCCTTTGGACCTGCTTCTCCTCACAACAGCATACAGTTATAA
- the LOC126706784 gene encoding NAC domain-containing protein 104-like — MGDNNVNLPPGFRFCPTDEELVVHFLHRKASLLPCHPDVIPDLDLYPYDPWDLDGKALAEGNKWYFYSRRTQNRVTCNGYWKAMGNEETVMNSSSKSVGMKKILVFYTGEAPSGIKTNWIMQEYRLSDSAGSTSRSSKRRGHPKIDYSTWVICRVYERDDDDDGTELSCLDEVFLSLDDLDEISLPI; from the exons ATGGGAGATAACAATGTTAACCTACCCCCAGGTTTCAGATTTTGCCCTACGGATGAAGAGCTTGTAGTTCATTTCCTTCATCGTAAGGCCAGTCTCTTACCATGCCACCCCGACGTCATTCCCGATCTCGATCTTTATCCATATGATCCATGGGACCTTGATG GAAAAGCTTTGGCTGAGGGAAACAAGTGGTACTTCTATAGCCGGAGGACACAAAATAGAGTGACATGTAATGGTTATTGGAAGGCAATGGGAAATGAGGAAACTGTAATGAATAGCTCTAGCAAGAGTGTtggaatgaagaaaattttggtgTTTTACACCGGTGAAGCACCCTCTGGCATCAAAACCAATTGGATAATGCAAGAATATCGTCTCTCCGATTCAGCTGGTTCTACTAGTAGATCATCCAAGAGAAGAGGCCATCCAAAAATA GATTATAGTACTTGGGTAATATGCCGAGTGTACGAACGAGATGATGATGACGACGGGACAGAGCTGTCATGCTTGGACGAAGTTTTCTTATCATTGGATGATCTTGATGAGATTAGCCTGCCAATTTAA